The DNA sequence TTTACAGTTCTGCTagtttaatttataatacaGTTTGAACATGTCTGATGGGCCTAAAAACTTAAGGGGGCTGGCATTTTCATAATCATCTTCTTTGTATTATCTGTTTTTGTAATAAACTTGTGAGGATCAGggattaagagcatctccaagaggctcttcatttaggctcctaacttgagatttgaggagggagaagcaaaatgttgctccaagagactcttaagtggctcttaaatcttaagagcctcttgtttctctctcctctctcctcaaagttaagagccaccacatggctcctaacttatttttttacaataaaaaaattcttccctccaatcaacctccatctttccctctcttttgttatagtggagcccaatatatgaataaaatatgaaatagaaaaGAGAtttagagagtattgttggagtttacactcttaactttgtcctaaattactaagagccacattttttatattatatttaagagccaACAAGAagactcttggagatgctctaataatgTTACAGTTATGAAGCATGAAAAGGTGTGGAGCCTTTTTATTTTTCAGGTACCAGCCCTTATTTTTTGACACAAGGGAAATTGTTTCAGAAGCTGAAACATACTGACATGTTTCATTTTGACCGCACATATTACCATTAATTGTGAGTATTGGGCTGAAACATACTGACATGTTTGTTACATGAGTACTAAATTTATCGGACCTtggaatttattttatttattcaaatcaAACTCTCCTTCATTTGTCCTATAGTAAAACCGCTGTCTCCTAGTCCTAGCTTTTCTTGCAAGTCTTAACAATAAAACACAGCAAAGAGTCCTGATTCAAGGTGAGTTGATTTAGGTATTCGTTTCTTGACATTTTCATATTACTAAAACATGAGTCTGTTGAGACTATGCAGTCAGAGTGTTAGAGTTTCTAGTGTTTTGAGGTTTCAATCTGGTTCAGCACCACTTTACAGGTCTGCTAGTTGTGCTAGTTTCCCCAATGTCAACACGTCTGCTGGGCCTAAAATCCCACTCAACCATTTTGCTGGAACAAGGCATTACTCTGTTCCCAGAATTCTTGGTTATATATTCTGGCCTCTCAACAAGTGTTTGAGATGTGTCACTTACTTTACGGGGAGATTCGAAACTGTGCCTTTTACAAATCAAAGGCTATATTATAATCCTTATGTTGAAGATATATGGGGTAGGGCAGTttataataattcttttaagaAGCTAAATAAATGCCATGTGTTGTATCCCCAAAGTCACCCACAGTGTGTTCAAGTCGAAGCAATTGCTATAAGGATCCTCGAGGCGTTACAGAGGGAGAGTGGTAGGCGCCACAAGTTGGCTGATCGGGAatggattttaaaattgaatggGACGTTAAAGGTTGTTAAGAAAAGGAGAGAACAAAATGTCAAGTCGACGACTGCTCATTTGAAGGACGGAATAGATTGGGAATTTTTTGTAGTCGACACTCCTTTATCTGATGTTTCATACATATCTGAAGGAAGAATTTGGGTGTGTAGAGGTTCGTTTGATGTTTATAAGACGGATGATGAGCTAGCAATCACAATTGCAACTGAGGTACATGTGCAATAATGGATGTTTGAGTAGTTAATAATcaactttttaatttaatcaacaCCGAGTTACTTGTGACTTGTGTGAACTGTCGTTACAGGTTGGACATATTGTTGCTCGACATAAAAACAGAGAATTTCTTCTTTTGGAGCCATGCCTTCTGTATCATCGCCTCATAAATGGAGATAACCGCAGAAAACATTATCAATTGAGGTTAGAATTCCTCCTTATTTCAGCTACTGTTCTGATTTGTTCCCATGAGAGAATATCATCAGGTTACGTTCAATTGGATAGAtctttaagagcaagtccaatgctagatgctatatatctattgctattgctataatataacaccaaaaagtgttttttggtgctaaaataaaacttgcactccaatgctaagttctataactagtttcaaatttaaccaactcattaaaTTTTACCTAACTTTTATATagaaccaactcattaacttttacctaactcattaactcattaactagtttccaatttctagttattgatgatgtggcaacatggatggatccatccttggtttcaaatatagaaccaaggatgcatctaagcatggatgcatccaaatatagcacccctttggagttgagtttttttacttttgatgctataatatagcaatagaaccaagtatagcattgcattggagttgctctaatgtcataatataatttattggaTAGATCTTTAATGTTAGCTAGTGTACTGGTTTACCTTGTGTTTTCATGATAATCTTTAGAGTTTATAATACTtttgtgtgtctgtgtgtgtgtgtgggggggggggggggggggggggggttcttTATGTAAGTGTTTATGATTATCTTGTGTGTACTTCTATCAAAACAATTCTGGCCCATAATATGTTAGTAAAGTGTGAATCATTCTATATTGTTGTAGAACATTATGTTAATTTGTTGTAAATGTCTTACTTTTTCCTAATTGTCCTGTTTAAATGTTTAGTCCCATGAGTGGTAGTTTGAAGCACATAACATTCTGAATCGGTAGCTATCAAGCTCTTCGTATTCTGGTTTTATTGAGTAACACAATCTTCTTGTCACAGACATGAGCATGAAGCAGATTACATTGCGATGTTATTATCTGCATCCGCTGGTTTTGATCCTCGAGTTGCACCTGTAGCTTTGCAAAAGATAAATAGTGAACGTCACCTATCTCATTTAATGGAGGAAAGAATGAAGTATATGACTCAGCCAGAAGTGATGCAGAAAGCAGTCGACATATATGAAGAACGAAGGAAGGGATGCGCGATCAACtgagaatttattttttagttgGAGAACAGGGTCTTATTTGATTCGTTTACTTTTCTTCTGTAAACAAATTCACTACCATGCCATCAGATTCTATTATTATTGACGTAATGACACTACGTGCACTGGTGATTTTGGTTATCTTGTTCTTCGTATTGTCTATGAAGCAAAATCTGCTTATGGTTTTTAATTTGATATTCCAAATGACAAGAAAGAAGTTTGCGTTTATAACTTCACCATTAGTATCTGCTATCTCATCTCTCAGTTGTGTTCTTGAGCAAGTATGAATGTGTATCGATATAACGGCATGCTTTTTAGATTCAGAATTTCCCAATTGTAGTTTAATTTATACAGTTTCAACATGTCTGATGGGCAAGGGGGATGTAGGAATATTTTTTTAGAGGGGCACTAAGCAAATTTTCGACACCTATACATTTTCAGATTTTTAGGAGTTTTGTAAAGGAAAATGTTAATTCCAGAGCTGATTTTTAATTTCCAGAGCAAACAAAGCTTGAAAAGACAAAACTGACCCCGTGTATATACaatagcaaaagaaaaaaaacaatgtGAAGGGGTAATTTTGTCTTTTCATGCATTTTCAgctctgaaaattaaaaaacagcTCTGGAAATAACATTTcccttttgtaaaatttagaatgatgaaaaaacgaaaaaaaaattaaaaaaaatagagaggCACATGTCTCTCGTGCTTCTTACTAGATACGTCCCTGCTGATGGGCCTTGAAAACTCACGGGGGCTAGGATTTTCTTTATCATCTTCTTCGTATTCTCTGTTTTTTGTAATAAACTTATGGGGATGAGGGATTTACAATGTTTGGGTTATGAACAGGGACGGAACCAGAAAAAATTTCCGGGGGGACGaaatttttactaaaaaaattttaaggacaaaatattacaaaattatgagttttgggGGGGCTAAATACCACAAATTATGAATttgaatcatataaattgattatatataagggCTTGGGGAAGGTTTTGGGGGGGCCAAGGACACCCCATACCCCCCTTCCCTCCGTCTCTGGTTATGAAGCATGAAAAGTTAAGGAGCCTTTTTGTTTCTCAGGTAGCAACCCTTATAATTAGACACAAGAAAGAAAATTGTTTCAGAAGCCTGGACAGTACATGGACCCCACATATGACCAATTGTGAAGAGGGTGGGAACATACTGACATGCATGTTTGTTACACGAGTACTGAGTAGTTGCGTGAGTATGTAATGTATGCTGCTGAGTAGTTGGCCCTTGAGAGCATGTAGATTGTAGTGTTGCCCGAAAGTGAGGATCCTCATGATACTATTTCTCGAGTGAATATCAGAGTATTAATCTGGATCTGTAAAGCACATAGCTTAAGTATTAAATAATCAGCTTAGGGTGCAATTGTAAATAAGGATAGTCAAAGTGCATAAAAACTGACCACTTGCAAAATTGGAGAAATGTTTAAGAGTGTCTCTTATCAATTGGTGATACATTTCCTGTTGACTTAGTGGGAATGGTAAAATTGGCTAAAATATTTTACGAACTTCAACCAGGGTtataaaaagcgcattaagtgGCCGTCTAAGAGGAATCGCCGCTTTGATTTTGTACTAAGCGGGGATTAAGCGTTTTTATGTTAAGCGGGTTAAGAGGTCGTTAGGCGGATTAGCGAtaattaagcggtcaaaatgatgttgacttgctaatttttttttttttttatcataatattttttttataatacgattataattatattaaaattttgaatatatatattttattaaaaaatatttaaaatttaaattcttaccacaacatgatataatttttaaatatattaatattacaactaaatatttaatcatatttttttaatccgcTTATTATTCTGTttaagcgtccgctttaccgcttaagTGCTAGAAGGTCTTCCCACCGCTTAGAACGGGTTTGGGCTTTTCACAACATGCCTTCAACAAAGTTTATCGGCTATAAATGAGTGGTTATGATATTATCTGAACAAAAACCTTATAATAAGCGAATACCCTAGACTTTCAGTTTCATCACATATATTTTtgtcatttttaaattatttttttctattcttctataaacacaaatataatataatataaaaaatgagagggagatCAGCATGTAGGGCTGTTAACGAATCGAGATATTCGCAAACAAGTTTGGCTCGACTCTTTTAAAGCTTGACTCGGATCGTTATCAAGATCAAgtttgaacaaaaaaattgtttgttaTGAAACTCGAGTCGAGTATTGTTAGTTTTCAACTCGACTCATTAAACTCGAGGTCAactcattttaaattatatatatatatgaattattaatatttcatttgtaaaaatatggaattatctattttattttatgatatttttgtgACATCATTAAAATAAGTAAATCATAACATTCGTACGATTGGATCGTCaatattttttggaaaaaaatagtCTTTAATTCCTAACCAAATTAACTTGATTTAAATGAATTcgtttaaaaaattcaaattttcacaAACGACTCGACTCGAATTCGATCCGAATCGAATTATTCGCGAACAACTCGAACTCGATTCGATTTTTAACGAACTCAAGTTCGGACAACAAAAAAGTGTTCGTTTACCCTTAACGATCAAACTCAACTCGTTTAGCTAAAACTCGAGCTCCAATAGAATTTAGTATATAGATTTAATGCCtgcaactccaatatcagaaaGCACCTTACCGAATGGCACCATTAGAAATGAAAGAGTTGATGGTACAATTACAAGAAATGTGTGAGAGATCGAGTCACTTTCAATAATTACATTGGTAACTCCTAATTCAAGGACCCATCTTAAGGCCTCTAAAACTCCACCTGCTTCAGCCTAAAGGACTGAAATGTCACCCTCTCCTCGGTAATTCCTTGCTCCACAGAATTCACCGAGATGGTCTCGAAGAACCGTGCCAACTGAGTATGTGCAACTCCTCAAGAAAACAGTATTTGGAGATTGTTGAAATATTGCTTACTCCTATTCAAAATACAATTTCAATTTAATGTGTGTTACTTGCTGATTAAAGATTAAAACTTAGAATTATTATGATGAGTTTCTTGATCattgtatgtttatatatattgaaagagAAATAGCTAGCTAAACGTTTTAGCATCGACACAATTTTATACTTGGTTTCGTGATTTAAAAGAACGCAGAGctctactataattttttaacagtatttttgtatttattttatatcgaATATTTTTACTGTatcaatgaaaaaaaattggTCCCTCTTATAGACGTGTGATGGCTTCGTCCCTGCTCTTCATTAAGCAGAATCTGCTATCTGGTCTCTCTGTTGTGTGCTAGAGTAAGTTTGAATCTTATTGGTATGGTAATTTCTTTGTATTCTTCTGTCTTTATAATGATATGCTTCTGAAGTTCAGAATTTGAATCTGAAACAatgaaaatatcatttaaaaaacaAGAACTTGAATgtcaattaaaaaatcaaatttagtcggggttttttcctttttttgttAATACAGATGAATACTAATGGGATAAAGAAGGGATTACTCGGTCGATCACCATGCTTTTGTAATAAACTTCTGGGGACCAAGGATTGATAATGTTACAATTATCAAGCATGAAAAGGTATGGAGCCTTTTTATTTTCCAGGTACCCGCCCTTGTTATTTGACACAAGAAAGGATTTGTTTGAGAAGCCTGGACAGTACATGGGCCGCACATATGACCAATTTGAGTACAGAGCTGAAACATACTGACATGTTTGTTACATGAGTACTGAGTAGTTCCGTGAGTATGCTATGCTGCTGAGTAGTTGCCTCACTATGTAGAGGGTTTagaggtcgtttggttcgaggggtggtatcgggttggaatgaggaatcgggttaagctagTATGGGTTTcaggtatcatatctgatatcatgtgtttgattGAATGCTGGaatcaatgtatataatttttctaaaaaataagttattaatatatattaattaaaaatgataataaaattattattgtcatatattttttgcatcattgatttaattttgtaccaaacattaatattttcattacttaaatagagataaaaaaaaaaaaacaaatgcaCCTCATACCACCATTTCATACCACcatttcatacccacctccccacttGGGTATCAAAAATCCATACCTTGGAGGTTTAAGGTATGggtatcaaattttatttttctcaaccaaacaccaggtatgggtttggaatgtaccaaccccatacctgattccagaaacccatgaaccaaacgaccccttagggAAAAATAGGTTTAGATATTTGTtttacggtttttctagtgtgtgcccatgggcacattctagtctaaaaattttgattttcaaatatgTGATTTGATGTTGACAATAGTAAAACAAGTTAATCAAACACGAAAATGGGGAATACCTAATCGCGTAATATTGATTTGACCCCAGAATGAATTTACAATTTGAAAGAGACGATCCTAtccattttttatatatagggACATGGAggttaataaaaataaactaaaaaaattgatgGATCTTACTAAAATAAACAAACGAACggttactatttttgaaaatgtaAGCAATCAAGAGGCacagtttaaaattaaaactaaacaaACCGTAAAGAAATAGGTGAAATTGACTTCTACAATTGAACACAATAGTATGAGATTTCGGTGATCCAAGATAAATATAGTTTTTTAGCAATTATGTGTTCAAATATATGGTATTGTCATACTTACAAAGTTATGTGATTACGTATTAAAAATGGAAATTCATTTACAACAAATTTGATGATTAAgaagtaatattatatatgttattagtATGTTCATGATATAGATTTAATAATCGCTTCAAGAGCTGCACTGCCCAGCCCAGTGGTCTCCTTGTCAACTAATCTTTTGATTTTGTACAATATCTTCGAAACTTTCATTATTGAGTTAGCCATAAATTTTAAGTATTTCTCAAAATATCGTCAAATGATACACATCTTGGATAAGAATCTACAATGCAGTGGGATGTGTTGTTGACGATCTTTTACTTTGACATCATCTAGGAGGGATTCCTCGAACAATGCTAATGCTGGGTATATCTTTAACGGGTTCCCCTTCTTACTGAggttacataatattttttgtgaGAGGAAAAATTAATCCATTTCTCCCTGAATTATAAGTCGTTTATGGTTTAGGGTCCTGAAATAAAAATTCAACTTTTTATACctaaatttcaaacaaaaatctGATTCAAGTCCCCCCGTCAAAGTTGACTAACGGTTGTTAGTCTACATGGACGtggaaattgaaaaaataaaaataaaaataattaaaaatatgaaaaatcaaaactttacaaattaaagtgaaattttgatatgttaatcTATGAGTGATTTTAAAAACACCGATGGAGAAAGTTTTTGGTTTCGATTTCACTAACGTATATAAATCTGCAATttaatctcaagaacacgaaaaaaatttattaaaataaagatTTTATACATTAGTGAACTAGACATTGGAAATTTTCCCCACCTATGTTTTTGAAATCACTCGTAGATTaacatatcaattttttttttcatttcatgaaATTCTGATTTCTCGTGTTTTTGaattactatttttattttatttttttaatttccacGTCAACACTGACTAACAATCTTCTTTGTATTCTCTGCTTTTGTAATAAACTTGTGGGGACCAGAGAATCAGAGATTCATAATATTTGGGTTCGGAAGCATGAAAAGGTACGCCTTTGTTGGAATATAATCTGAAACTTGTATTTGAATATTAatgtttatgttttattttatttgttttattgaaTAAATTGTACGTGTCTTAGTAAACGTTTGTGATGGTTAGCGCAGTAGTAGCTATAGACCAGGTCATAGTTCAGTTTCAGTATTATCAGGATGTGGAAGAAGTGTAGTCATGATAGGATGTTAGTTGCTATTTTTTAGGTATCACCATTGTATGCgttcatttttaacaagaaGAGAGGATACAATGTAGTCCCTGGAGAGCAGTTTGTTCTTGTACATACCAAGTTGCTATATTGTTCATTCTatagatataaaatataaatttctagTCTTATATTTTCAACAGCCTTTTTATTTTTCAAGCAGCAACCCTTATTACTAGACACAAGAAGGGAAATTGTTTCAGAAGGCTGGACACTACATGGACCGCACATATGACCAGTACTGGGCTGAAAGATACTGACATGTTTGTTACATGAGTACTGAGTAGTTGCGTGATCCACTTCTTGTGGAAGAAGTTCTTGTGATTCGTCTCATTTGCAAGGTTTATTATAAGCTAACTTCAGCCTTCAGGTGAGTGTATGTTTTGATTTATTTCTTCATACTATAAACTCATGGGTCTTTTAAGATTATGTAATCACAGTGTTAGATTTTCTAGTGTTTTGAGGTTCCCATATTATCCTAGTACACTAACATCACTTCAAAGGGTCACTAGTTTAGCCAGTGCCAAGATCTGTGATGGTCCTGAAAACTTATTGTCGGGTTTCGAATTAGATCAGAAATTTTGCAACGCATTGAGACATTTTGTTGGAACAAAGCAATACTCTGTTCATAGATTGTTGGGGTCAGGTTTTGACCAAGAACTACGCAAACCATCGAGACATTTTGTTGGAACAAGGTATTACTCTGTTTCCAAGATTCAGAAATATGTGTATAGACCCCTAGTGAAGTGTTTGAGTTATGTCACTTTTTTCATTGGGAAGTTTGAAATCACACCTTATACAAATATAACTCTTTATGTGTTccctttttttgataaaatctatGGAGAGATATTATTTTCGAGTTTAAAACAAGATTGTGGAAGGGGGTTGAGACTGCCTCTGACTGACCCCCGGTGTATTCGAGTTGAATCAATTGCCACAAAGATTCTTGAAGCATTACAGAGGGAGACGGGTAGGCGTCACGTGTTGGCAGATCAACAATGGATTAAAGATGATGTTGATGGGAAGGTTAAACTGGTGAAGAGAAGTGCAAGAACTGAGGAGTCGACAAATGTGCATTTGAAGGAGGGAATAAATTGGGAAGTTTTTGTGATCGATCAACCTATAATTCAAGCAGGTGTTACAGGTAGCGCGGCAAATATGGGGAAGATTGTTTTGTTTACGGGCTTGTTTGATGTTTATAAGAGTGATGAGGAGCTAGCAATCATTATTGCACATGAGGTATGTATACTATGCATGTTTGTTCTTTAGTTAGGTACCTTTActagttaattatttattttcagtttgattatcactgagttacttgttttaattgtcTGAACAGGTTGGGCATGTTATTTCTCGACATATACAAAGACGTTTTCTTTGGCTTCCATTTAAGAAGATTTATCACCGTGTGATAAATGGCTATGATTCTGGGATGCATTATCATTTGAGGTTAGAATATATCCTCAATTAAGCTCATAATTTGCTATGCTTCCACAATAGATTTCCTCATAGTTATATGTGCTATGTTTCCCTGATTTACTATGCTTGATCATTGCATCCAACTTTATCTGCTGAAATACTTGCAAAGGTCCTAGCATCTTTTCCACACCATCTAGAACTGACCTCTATGAATGTTGTTTACCTTTTGCCACTTTTTTCCCTTCTGATCATAAATTCTTGTTTGTGGCATGTAGCCTTTTGTAGATCCATTCTTCAATGTCACTTTCACTGGTATGTGGAGTTTAGATAGTTATAGGTGAAGGAAGTCTCTTAAATAGAGAAAAGATGTTATTCATAGCAGAGGAATGATATCTTCTGGTCGATAGAAATGTACAATATTTTTGATAGACATTTTTATAACCGTTTTTCTagggtgtgcccatgggcacacactaaacaccaaaatttatgaatttggatggtttctattggcttaccttctctaataatggtggacccccctgcagttacaacaaccacaccaattacTGGGGGTGCTCCATAGAGATCTGTAAATTTGACCTTGTGACACTTCACTGAAACCTAAACTTCCCTTTAATTCTTTAACTTAAATAGTATGTTTTAAGAGTTAATATGTTGTCCAAACATCTTGCAAGCCATTATATGTTAGAAAAGGGTGTAAATTATACAATAtcgttttaaaatatttcttagaTTTGTTGTAAATgtcttattatttttctaattgtcCTCTTTAACTGTTTTTATACAAGTGGCAGTGTGCATGATACCCTTCTGAGTTGTAGCTATCCTTTATATTGTCATTAGGTATGAACATGAAGCAGATTACATTGCAATGCTATTATCTGCATCTGCTGGATATGATCCTCGATTTGCGCCTCCTGCAATTTCAATCATGGAAAAATACTTGACATTGGAATTTGTAAAGTATAATGATTTACCTTTTGCTAAACTGGAATCAGCGGAAAGATTTGAGTTTATGACTAATCCAGAAGTCATGCAAGAAGCAGTTCGTATAtatcaagaaaag is a window from the Daucus carota subsp. sativus chromosome 8, DH1 v3.0, whole genome shotgun sequence genome containing:
- the LOC108197139 gene encoding uncharacterized protein LOC108197139 is translated as MGLLRLCNHSVRFSSVLRFPYYPSTLTSLQRVTSLASAKICDGPENLLSGFELDQKFCNALRHFVGTKQYSVHRLLGSGFDQELRKPSRHFVGTRYYSVSKIQKYVYRPLVKCLSYVTFFIGKFEITPYTNITLYVFPFFDKIYGEILFSSLKQDCGRGLRLPLTDPRCIRVESIATKILEALQRETGRRHVLADQQWIKDDVDGKVKLVKRSARTEESTNVHLKEGINWEVFVIDQPIIQAGVTGSAANMGKIVLFTGLFDVYKSDEELAIIIAHEVGHVISRHIQRRFLWLPFKKIYHRVINGYDSGMHYHLRYEHEADYIAMLLSASAGYDPRFAPPAISIMEKYLTLEFVKYNDLPFAKLESAERFEFMTNPEVMQEAVRIYQEKTKGQCADQEYLAENGGIRAHRIRFLTFSHYKNMALFRLSSHSVRFSSVSRFQSGSAPLYRAASCASFPNVNTSAGPKIPLNHFAGTRHYSVPRILDYVFWPLNKCLRCVTYFTGRFETMPFTNKRLFYIPYAEDLWGWMYCNETLKKFNERHMLYPQSHPQCAQVEAIAIRILEALQRESGRRHKLADREWILKLNGTLKVVKKRRERNVKSTTARLKDGIDWEFFVVDTPYSDVSYISEGRILVYSGSFDVYKTDDELAITIATEVGHIVARHRNREALVWEPCLLYHRLITGDNPKKYYQLSHEHEADYIGMLLSASAGYDPRVAPVALKKMDSRHQLSHFMEERIKYMTRPEVMQKAVDIYKERRKTRAIK